A region from the Prionailurus viverrinus isolate Anna chromosome E2, UM_Priviv_1.0, whole genome shotgun sequence genome encodes:
- the RPS16 gene encoding 40S ribosomal protein S16, giving the protein MPSKGPLQSVQVFGRKKTATAVAHCKRGNGLIKVNGRPLEMIEPRTLQYKLLEPVLLLGKERFAGVDIRVRVKGGGHVAQIYAIRQSISKALVAYYQKYVDEASKKEIKDILIQYDRTLLVADPRRCESKKFGGPGARARYQKSYR; this is encoded by the exons ATGCCGTCCAAGGGTCCTTTGCAGTCTGTGCAGGTCTTCGGCCGCAAG AAGACGGCTACAGCCGTGGCGCATTGCAAACGGGGCAACGGCCTCATCAAGGTGAATGGACGGCCCTTGGAGATGATCGAGCCGCGCACGCTGCAATACAAG CTACTGGAACCTGTTCTGCTTCTGGGCAAGGAGCGGTTTGCTGGGGTGGACATCCGAGTGCGAGTGAAGGGTGGCGGTCACGTAGCCCAGATTTATG CAATTCGCCAGTCCATCTCCAAAGCCCTGGTGGCCTATTACCAGAAAT ATGTGGATGAGGCTTCCAAGAAGGAGATCAAAGACATCCTCATCCAGTACGACCGGACCCTGCTGGTAGCTGATCCCCGGCGCTGTGAATCCAAAAAGTTTGGTGGTCCTGGTGCCCGTGCTCGTTACCAGAAATCCTACCGATAA